The genomic interval CCACCGCTGCGGAAAGTATCGCCGAGGAAGTTCGTACGACTTCCGCACCGGAGTGGCGCAGTATCGTCATATACTCGAACATCGCCATCGCTGCGATTAGTGCGATTAAAACGGCAAACGACCAACCCCCAAGTAAGGTGGGAATCGTCAACAAGGGGATACCCCATACAGCAACCATGACACGTCGCCACAAGACGCCGTCGGATTTTATTTTTTTTGGTTCTGAAGTCGGTTCGTTGGTTTGTGATGTCATCCGAAGTCCAAATCAAGTTACGGAATGATAGCTCCTACGGATACGACTCGCAACTTGACTTTGGTATTTTGCACCATTCCTATGCTCTGAGCGGCGCCATAGGAGAGATCGATTATGCAGCTTGTAAAAGGTCCTCGGTCGTTGATTCTTACCTCGACTTTTCGGTTGGTTTGGAGATTGGTGACTTCAACGATTGTACCGAAGGGCCAATTCCGGTGGGCGGCGGTGATGCCATTAGGATCGAATATCTCCCCATTGGCTGTTTTACGTCCAGCAAACTCAAAGCTGTAGAAAGATGCTGTTCCTTCAATTACGTAACCTGGTTTTGGGAAGACCACATTGCGGGTACCCCGGGAGCCGGCAGTACCGCTCTTAATTCCGTAGCGAGGCGCAGCCGTACACCCGATAAAAAGTACGGTAAGAAGTAAAGTTAGTAGGTTTAGCCAGCGGTTGTGCATACGATTGGTTTCGGTTGAGGGCGTTTCAAAGCACCGGTCAATTCGGATAACATCGACAACTTATGTCGGGTACCATACTCCTGTAATTTTTCCAGAATAGTTGCTGAGATTGCCGGTTCTACGTAAATCATCGTTCCGATTTGTACGGCGGAAGACCCCGCTAAGAAGAATTCTACAACATCTTCGGCGGAAGCGATGCCGCCCATGCCGATGATTGGCAGTTTCGTTGCATTGTACACTTCCCACACTTTAGCCAGCGCCATCGGCTTAATTGGAGGACCGCTGTAACCACCGGTAATTGTGGCGATGCGCGGCTTACGGGTTTCAGGATCAATCGCGATTCCGACAAAGGTGTTTACCAACGATAAAATGTCAGCTCCGGCCGCTTCACACGCTTTGGCAATACCTGCCGCCGACGATGCCATTGGAGTCAACTTCACAATCAGCGGACGAGTGGTTTCCTTGCGACATTCGCGAACGACCGTTTCGGTCATGATTGGATCGACGCCGAAACTGATGCCGCCTTCTTTCACATTGGGACAGGAGATGTTCAGTTCGAGTGCGCTCCACTCAGTGTGGGGCTCCATCTTTGCCACGAGTTCCCGATACTCTGAGACAGTGTTGCCTGCAACCGATACGATTACTTTCGTAGGATAATTTCTCAGCTCGGGGAGTTTCTCTGCGATGTAACGGTCGATACCTACATTCGCTAATCCGATGCTGTTAATCATCCCACCGGTCGGCGTTTCCCAAATCCGAGGGATAGCATTCCCCGCCCGTGGTTGGGGTGTAATCGTTTTTGTGACAATTGCTCCAAAGGTGTGCAAAGGTGTGAGTTCGGAATACTCCGTTCCGTAGCCAAAGCAACCGGAAGCGGCTATCAGGGGAGAGGATAACTCCAGCGCACCTAATTTACAGGTAAGATCAGTTGCCAAAGGGGTATACCTCCATATCGATAGCTCCGAAATCAAAAACCGGACCATCCTTACAGCATAAAAAGTATTGTGTTGCGCCTCCCTCGTCATGGGGGCGGGCTAAGGCACACCCTTGACAGACGCCGACAGCACACCCCATTCTCGCTTCGGCAGACAACTGTCCAGCGATTTGATTCTTCGTAGCCCAATCGACCAACGCTTTCATCATCATCCACGGTCCGCAGGTGATTAAGAATGGATGAGCACCAAATGCACCGGAATTCCAATGGTGATCGATGTAGTCGACAACAGTGCCATGGAAACCAAGCGAACCATCATCGGTGGCTACCTGTATTCCATACTCTGACA from bacterium carries:
- a CDS encoding septal ring lytic transglycosylase RlpA family protein, with the translated sequence MHNRWLNLLTLLLTVLFIGCTAAPRYGIKSGTAGSRGTRNVVFPKPGYVIEGTASFYSFEFAGRKTANGEIFDPNGITAAHRNWPFGTIVEVTNLQTNRKVEVRINDRGPFTSCIIDLSYGAAQSIGMVQNTKVKLRVVSVGAIIP
- a CDS encoding dihydroorotate dehydrogenase — encoded protein: MATDLTCKLGALELSSPLIAASGCFGYGTEYSELTPLHTFGAIVTKTITPQPRAGNAIPRIWETPTGGMINSIGLANVGIDRYIAEKLPELRNYPTKVIVSVAGNTVSEYRELVAKMEPHTEWSALELNISCPNVKEGGISFGVDPIMTETVVRECRKETTRPLIVKLTPMASSAAGIAKACEAAGADILSLVNTFVGIAIDPETRKPRIATITGGYSGPPIKPMALAKVWEVYNATKLPIIGMGGIASAEDVVEFFLAGSSAVQIGTMIYVEPAISATILEKLQEYGTRHKLSMLSELTGALKRPQPKPIVCTTAG